In a genomic window of Sutcliffiella sp. FSL R7-0096:
- a CDS encoding CBS domain-containing protein, with amino-acid sequence MQTVREVMTTNVDFCTPLDNVFEVATKMKDLDVGAIPIVENNELLGMITDRDLVVRGIAEKHPGSNPVTNIMSDHLITIGPDASIEEAAHKMAEHQIRRLPVVENGALIGIVSLGDLAIRDYSDDQAGEALSEISEQ; translated from the coding sequence ATGCAAACTGTACGTGAAGTCATGACAACGAATGTTGATTTTTGCACACCGCTTGATAATGTCTTTGAGGTCGCAACAAAAATGAAAGACCTGGATGTTGGAGCAATTCCGATTGTTGAAAACAATGAGCTACTTGGTATGATCACGGATAGAGACCTTGTTGTAAGAGGGATTGCTGAAAAGCATCCCGGTTCAAATCCTGTAACCAATATCATGAGTGATCACTTAATTACCATCGGACCTGATGCTTCTATCGAAGAAGCCGCTCATAAGATGGCTGAGCATCAGATAAGAAGATTGCCCGTAGTCGAGAATGGCGCACTTATCGGAATTGTTTCACTGGGTGATTTAGCAATCCGTGACTATTCTGATGATCAGGCAGGAGAAG